Proteins found in one Carboxydocella sporoproducens DSM 16521 genomic segment:
- a CDS encoding winged helix-turn-helix transcriptional regulator — MDIRQELLELKCPVAIAQNIVAGKWKLVIIWMLKDGPKRFNELLRALPSIRQGYLTQQLRELERDQLVHRHVYPVVPPRVEYSLTDMGQRFLEVLNKMYEWGLEYQEFLRHSSISTERSQ; from the coding sequence ATGGATATACGCCAGGAACTCCTGGAACTTAAATGCCCGGTTGCCATTGCCCAGAATATTGTTGCCGGCAAATGGAAGCTTGTGATTATCTGGATGTTAAAGGATGGGCCCAAACGCTTTAATGAGTTATTGCGGGCTTTACCCAGTATCCGTCAGGGCTACCTTACCCAGCAGCTGCGGGAGTTAGAGCGGGATCAGCTCGTACATCGCCATGTCTATCCGGTTGTGCCGCCCAGGGTTGAATATTCTTTAACAGATATGGGTCAGCGGTTTCTCGAGGTGCTGAACAAGATGTATGAATGGGGTTTAGAATACCAGGAATTTCTTCGCCACTCTTCAATATCAACAGAGAGGAGCCAGTAA
- a CDS encoding 4Fe-4S binding protein: protein MKKNKRKAFIDASKCDRSPSCPARKACPFGAITQEKKWFFKAGVPQVNTHLCAGCGECVKFCPRGAVKLV, encoded by the coding sequence ATGAAAAAAAATAAAAGGAAAGCCTTTATTGATGCCAGCAAATGTGACCGTTCCCCTTCTTGCCCGGCTCGCAAGGCCTGTCCCTTTGGAGCTATTACCCAGGAGAAAAAATGGTTTTTTAAGGCCGGGGTACCTCAAGTAAACACTCACCTCTGTGCTGGCTGCGGTGAGTGCGTTAAATTCTGTCCTCGTGGTGCCGTAAAACTGGTCTAA
- a CDS encoding MarR family winged helix-turn-helix transcriptional regulator: MNEREFEDYLERWQAAFGRIMRNFGNRLAAEEPDLTGPQFFLLNLLDQQGQATVSQLAEALHVKPSSVTVMLDRLENNGLIVRSRETRDRRVVLISLSEAGKDKLAEARRKRRLVLKGYLEKLDQEEREVLLTILEKMAKIEE; the protein is encoded by the coding sequence ATGAATGAACGGGAATTTGAGGATTATTTAGAGCGCTGGCAGGCGGCATTTGGCCGGATCATGCGGAATTTTGGCAATCGGCTGGCCGCCGAGGAGCCTGATTTGACCGGGCCCCAGTTTTTTCTCCTGAACCTCCTGGACCAGCAGGGACAAGCCACCGTCAGCCAGCTGGCAGAGGCTTTGCATGTCAAGCCCAGTTCAGTTACAGTCATGCTGGATCGTCTGGAAAATAACGGCCTGATTGTCCGTTCCCGTGAAACCCGGGATCGCCGGGTAGTCTTGATAAGTTTGTCGGAGGCGGGAAAGGATAAACTGGCTGAGGCCAGACGAAAACGGCGGCTGGTTCTGAAGGGCTATTTGGAAAAACTGGATCAAGAGGAAAGGGAAGTTTTGCTTACCATTCTGGAAAAGATGGCCAAAATTGAGGAGTGA
- a CDS encoding ATP-binding protein: MRLNFRLRILLLFLIITIVPFAFFFYFSWRAEREALKQQLEYHLVIMANNLAESTYQFINERLTDLKFMTLSVPWTSSPYILRKYLQDFNESYPQYDGAIYVNPAGQVLADSNISAEGKDVSSRPWFKPALQGQYYFSDIYYSPIVQRPLLVLAAPVKSQNQIVGVVSPSVHLANLWQMVDAFSSRQQTFGQAGYAFIINQKGEFIAHPDRQKILKDNFLTEHQLQLNTILTAAREKKLINLPRDRAVAAFALVKPFSSNTRAWVVGVTIPEQVLYAPLDKLTRDLVSLFAVVLCVSLFFSLYLAHSLGQPLTKLLTAIAAYGEGKKPEPLPVESDDEIGKLNRAFNQMVWQLEEREKELIRSEKFKTAGQLAAGMAHEIRNPLTTIKGFLQIFSQQNASTNQINPKYLHLIINEVERIERIINEFLYISKSVKKESVNLNSLLQDLLMFCEPRAFQQKVILQRELADNLPLVELVPEQVKQVFLNLIQNALESMPAGGELKISSQWLPDANLIEVKVSDTGFGMTEETLAQLGTPFFTTKPDGHGLGLMLTYQLVELWGGKIQVKSAPGQGSTFSIFIPCSQ; the protein is encoded by the coding sequence ATGCGTCTAAATTTTCGTCTGCGGATTCTATTATTGTTTTTGATTATTACCATTGTTCCTTTTGCCTTTTTCTTTTATTTTTCCTGGCGAGCCGAGCGGGAAGCCTTAAAACAACAACTGGAATACCATCTGGTGATTATGGCTAACAACCTGGCAGAAAGCACTTATCAATTTATAAATGAGCGCTTGACTGACTTGAAATTCATGACTCTGTCCGTCCCCTGGACCTCCAGCCCGTACATCCTGCGTAAGTACTTGCAAGACTTTAATGAAAGTTATCCCCAGTACGACGGTGCCATTTATGTAAATCCTGCAGGTCAAGTCCTGGCTGACTCCAATATCTCTGCTGAAGGTAAAGATGTCAGCAGCAGACCCTGGTTTAAGCCTGCTTTACAGGGTCAGTACTATTTTTCTGATATCTATTATTCTCCCATTGTCCAACGTCCATTGCTTGTTTTAGCCGCCCCTGTAAAGAGCCAGAACCAGATCGTCGGTGTTGTTTCCCCCTCAGTTCACCTTGCTAATTTATGGCAAATGGTCGATGCTTTTAGCAGCCGCCAGCAGACTTTTGGCCAGGCTGGTTATGCCTTTATTATTAACCAAAAAGGTGAATTCATTGCCCATCCTGACCGACAAAAAATTCTCAAGGATAATTTTCTCACTGAGCACCAGTTACAGTTAAACACGATTTTAACAGCAGCCAGGGAAAAAAAGCTGATCAATCTGCCCCGGGACAGGGCTGTTGCAGCCTTCGCTCTGGTCAAACCTTTTTCCTCAAATACCCGGGCCTGGGTCGTAGGGGTTACCATTCCAGAACAGGTTCTCTATGCCCCCCTGGATAAATTGACTCGCGACCTGGTTAGCTTATTTGCCGTTGTTCTTTGTGTCTCTCTGTTTTTTTCTTTATATCTAGCCCATTCTCTCGGCCAGCCTTTAACTAAACTGTTGACGGCCATTGCCGCTTATGGGGAAGGGAAAAAACCTGAACCTCTTCCAGTGGAATCCGATGATGAAATCGGAAAGCTGAATCGGGCCTTTAATCAGATGGTATGGCAACTAGAAGAACGGGAAAAAGAATTGATCCGCTCAGAAAAGTTTAAAACAGCTGGTCAGCTGGCTGCCGGTATGGCCCATGAAATCCGCAATCCCCTGACTACAATCAAAGGCTTTTTACAAATTTTTAGCCAGCAAAATGCTAGTACCAATCAAATCAATCCCAAATATTTGCATCTGATAATTAATGAGGTGGAACGGATTGAACGGATCATCAACGAATTCCTTTACATCAGCAAATCTGTTAAAAAGGAATCTGTCAATTTAAATAGCTTGCTGCAAGATTTACTCATGTTCTGCGAACCCAGAGCCTTCCAGCAAAAAGTCATCCTGCAGCGGGAACTGGCAGACAACTTGCCCCTGGTGGAATTGGTCCCGGAACAAGTTAAACAGGTTTTCCTCAATCTTATCCAGAACGCCCTGGAAAGCATGCCCGCTGGAGGCGAACTGAAAATATCCAGTCAATGGCTACCAGACGCCAACCTGATCGAAGTTAAAGTTAGCGATACCGGTTTTGGAATGACAGAAGAAACCCTGGCCCAGCTGGGAACCCCATTTTTCACAACCAAACCCGATGGTCATGGTCTTGGCTTAATGCTCACTTACCAGCTGGTAGAACTATGGGGAGGCAAAATTCAAGTAAAAAGCGCCCCCGGCCAGGGCAGTACTTTTTCAATATTTATCCCCTGCAGCCAGTAA
- a CDS encoding ArsR/SmtB family transcription factor — MERCDCTIIHEEVVKQVKEKMPAEEQLYDLAELFKVFGDTTRIKILYALFAAEMCVCDIAALLNMSQSAISHQLRVLKQARLVKNRKEGKIVYYSLDDEHIKQIFDQGFLHITEK, encoded by the coding sequence ATGGAGCGCTGTGATTGTACCATTATCCATGAGGAGGTCGTAAAACAGGTAAAGGAAAAAATGCCGGCGGAAGAGCAGTTATATGACCTGGCGGAGCTGTTCAAGGTGTTTGGTGATACTACCAGAATCAAAATTCTGTATGCCCTGTTTGCGGCAGAAATGTGTGTCTGTGATATTGCAGCCTTGCTTAATATGTCTCAATCGGCCATTTCCCACCAACTCCGGGTATTGAAACAGGCACGGCTGGTCAAAAACCGCAAGGAAGGAAAGATAGTTTATTATTCCTTGGATGATGAACATATTAAACAGATTTTTGATCAGGGTTTCCTGCATATTACTGAAAAATAA
- a CDS encoding RNA polymerase sigma factor, protein MSVLQPHVRENDLSFEEVIAANEKKILNLLYGMTGDYHLAQDLAQETFLRAFKAFHTFAGKAAVSTWLYRIAVNVALDYQRKGFVRSEQPVEQIAEVRGEDTCAQDPDKSCQKRAIRDILFASIARLPEQQREVYILREINGCSTKEVAEILGCSSAMVKWRLYKARLALKKILQQEHSYKKAGVFRLSSHGIE, encoded by the coding sequence ATGTCGGTACTTCAGCCCCATGTCCGGGAAAATGATTTGTCCTTTGAAGAAGTTATTGCTGCCAATGAAAAAAAGATTTTGAACCTGCTCTATGGGATGACCGGGGACTATCATCTGGCCCAGGATCTGGCCCAGGAGACTTTTTTACGGGCCTTTAAAGCCTTTCACACCTTTGCCGGTAAAGCAGCAGTATCCACCTGGCTTTATCGCATTGCCGTGAACGTAGCTTTAGACTACCAGCGCAAAGGATTTGTTCGCAGTGAACAGCCGGTGGAGCAAATTGCTGAAGTTAGAGGGGAAGATACCTGTGCTCAGGATCCCGATAAATCATGTCAAAAAAGGGCAATCAGGGACATTCTCTTTGCCTCCATTGCCAGGCTGCCGGAACAGCAACGGGAAGTTTATATTTTGAGAGAAATTAATGGTTGTTCCACCAAAGAAGTGGCTGAAATTCTGGGGTGCTCATCAGCTATGGTGAAATGGCGACTTTACAAGGCCCGCCTGGCCTTAAAGAAAATTTTACAGCAGGAACATAGCTATAAAAAAGCCGGGGTATTTCGGCTGAGCAGTCATGGTATAGAATAA
- a CDS encoding FAD-binding and (Fe-S)-binding domain-containing protein gives MPAVSEKVERELKRIFGENGYRVDRIERKLYSYDVGAIPKLIKPFLPTGIAGAVVRPKSETEVVELVKLARQERLQLVPRGAATSGFGGVLPGEGAVVVDLTAMNRILEIDTGKKAVRVQPGVIWQTLQKEINKQGLDLRIYPTSLPASTVGGWLAQGGSGFGSYEYGPIRDNITSARVVLPTGEVRTFTGRELGDYIADAEGITGIITEVTVLLRDLEPEVHRAIAFRDARSAGQFLQAVSARKLQVWSLTLLNPESIRLKKKLPHRHGHPYEEANPHIEPELPEAYIAMVAYPESRRGIIDQELTQIIKANKGEELSREATEHEWEQRFSPMKLKRIGPSIIPTEALVPFASFADVMEEIDRKIKHPFILEGMATAGDKIVLLGFIPHDERKFAFNLAFGLALSVIEIAKKHGGSVYATGLFFRHEARNVLGSERYQALVNFKKKIDPQGIMNPNKVIGSGAINTLMSIASTFEPLVRVVANAARVNFGDGADRTKEINGIPGSVAFFATACARCGYCVPTCEQFLGRGWESHSPRGKYAFIREVLAGREKFTQEMVDRFLLCTTCELCNIRCQLNLPVEHNWMEMRGKLVHEEKRMTFPPFEMMAASLRGEKNIWAGKREHRADWLPADIKAKIKDKAEIMYFAGCTASYVNTDVAEATVRLLDKAGIEFTYMGTDEACCGIPMKVSGKWDVFEEIFRHNVAEARKRGVKTVVTSCPACALVWKELYPNLAAELGVPYEFEVKHYSEVAAEALAAGKLKFDHEVKARVAFHDSCHMGRAQGVYEPPRQLIQAIPGVELVEMEHNRENGYCCGSVLTLIGEMPVAPKLGGMRIQEAIDVNADALLALCPCCQVQLRNSAKQNQMDIAITDLARFVAKGLGYEIEDKTGVSLEAWGIFEKFIILMYPENMAKLMASLFPQMFANMPPGMVPMMKLMKLIPGGLSLMARMMPVMMPLLVPGVMPKVMPDMIKEVARRVGPLPKDMEELMPDLLPKTMEALMPNILPQIVPYVTPMMIEYIKTGQIPDTRMCLELSGLLKDPKGCMEAAKSHKA, from the coding sequence ATGCCTGCAGTCAGCGAAAAAGTGGAGCGAGAACTGAAAAGAATTTTCGGGGAAAACGGCTATCGAGTTGACCGGATTGAACGAAAGCTGTATTCCTACGATGTTGGTGCAATTCCGAAGTTGATCAAGCCGTTTCTTCCTACCGGTATCGCTGGTGCTGTGGTGAGACCCAAAAGTGAAACAGAAGTTGTGGAACTGGTAAAACTGGCCCGGCAGGAACGCCTGCAACTGGTTCCAAGGGGAGCCGCCACATCCGGCTTTGGCGGAGTATTGCCAGGTGAAGGTGCGGTGGTGGTGGACCTGACTGCAATGAACCGGATTTTGGAGATAGACACCGGCAAAAAAGCAGTCCGCGTCCAGCCGGGGGTTATCTGGCAGACCCTGCAGAAGGAAATCAACAAACAGGGGCTTGATTTGCGAATTTACCCCACATCTCTACCGGCTTCTACGGTTGGGGGCTGGTTGGCCCAGGGTGGTTCAGGCTTTGGTTCCTATGAATACGGCCCGATCAGAGATAACATAACTTCGGCCCGGGTGGTGCTGCCCACCGGTGAAGTCCGCACCTTTACCGGTAGGGAACTGGGTGACTATATTGCCGATGCAGAGGGGATTACCGGGATTATAACCGAAGTTACTGTTCTGCTCCGGGATCTTGAGCCGGAGGTGCATAGGGCAATCGCTTTCCGGGATGCCCGTTCAGCGGGTCAATTCTTGCAGGCAGTTTCTGCCCGCAAGCTGCAGGTCTGGTCATTAACTTTGCTTAATCCTGAATCTATTCGTTTGAAGAAAAAGCTGCCTCACCGGCATGGCCATCCCTATGAGGAAGCCAATCCGCATATCGAGCCGGAGCTGCCGGAAGCCTATATTGCAATGGTTGCTTATCCAGAGTCCCGGCGTGGGATTATTGACCAGGAATTAACTCAAATCATCAAGGCCAACAAGGGTGAAGAGCTAAGTCGGGAAGCAACTGAACATGAGTGGGAACAGCGGTTTTCGCCGATGAAGCTGAAGAGGATCGGCCCGTCAATTATCCCCACCGAGGCTTTGGTTCCCTTTGCTAGCTTTGCGGATGTAATGGAGGAAATTGACCGGAAGATCAAACATCCCTTTATTCTGGAGGGGATGGCGACTGCTGGTGATAAGATTGTCCTTCTGGGCTTCATTCCCCACGATGAACGGAAATTCGCTTTTAACCTGGCTTTTGGTCTGGCGTTGTCTGTAATCGAAATCGCCAAAAAGCACGGCGGTTCGGTCTACGCTACCGGCTTGTTCTTCCGCCATGAAGCCCGGAATGTACTGGGGAGCGAACGTTACCAGGCTCTGGTAAACTTCAAGAAAAAGATCGATCCGCAGGGGATTATGAATCCCAATAAAGTTATTGGTTCCGGGGCAATTAATACTTTGATGAGTATTGCTTCTACATTTGAACCTCTGGTCAGGGTAGTAGCCAACGCTGCCAGAGTCAACTTCGGGGATGGGGCCGATCGGACCAAAGAGATCAACGGTATTCCTGGCAGTGTCGCCTTTTTTGCCACAGCCTGTGCCCGCTGCGGTTACTGTGTTCCTACTTGTGAGCAGTTTCTGGGCCGGGGGTGGGAATCCCATTCGCCCCGCGGAAAATATGCCTTTATCCGGGAGGTACTGGCAGGACGGGAGAAATTTACCCAGGAGATGGTAGACAGGTTCCTGCTGTGTACCACCTGTGAACTTTGTAATATTCGTTGCCAGCTTAACCTGCCGGTAGAGCATAACTGGATGGAAATGCGAGGCAAGCTGGTTCACGAAGAAAAACGGATGACTTTCCCACCTTTCGAGATGATGGCTGCCTCCTTGCGGGGTGAGAAAAACATCTGGGCCGGCAAAAGGGAACATCGTGCAGATTGGCTCCCGGCTGATATCAAAGCTAAGATCAAAGATAAAGCCGAAATCATGTATTTTGCCGGATGTACGGCCTCTTATGTCAACACCGATGTGGCTGAAGCGACCGTTCGCCTGCTGGACAAAGCAGGGATTGAATTCACCTATATGGGGACAGACGAGGCCTGTTGCGGGATTCCCATGAAAGTCTCCGGTAAATGGGATGTTTTCGAAGAAATCTTCCGGCACAATGTCGCTGAAGCCAGGAAGCGCGGTGTCAAGACGGTAGTTACTTCCTGCCCGGCCTGTGCCCTGGTTTGGAAAGAGCTTTATCCTAATCTGGCTGCTGAACTGGGTGTTCCATATGAATTTGAAGTGAAGCATTACTCGGAGGTTGCTGCCGAGGCCCTGGCAGCCGGCAAACTTAAATTCGATCATGAAGTCAAGGCCCGGGTGGCATTTCACGATTCCTGCCATATGGGGCGGGCGCAGGGGGTTTATGAGCCTCCACGGCAATTAATCCAGGCCATACCTGGAGTCGAACTGGTGGAAATGGAGCACAACCGGGAAAACGGTTATTGCTGTGGTTCGGTGTTAACTCTGATCGGTGAAATGCCGGTAGCGCCAAAACTGGGTGGGATGCGGATCCAGGAAGCCATTGACGTTAACGCAGATGCTTTGCTGGCCCTATGCCCATGCTGCCAGGTTCAATTGCGGAACTCGGCCAAACAAAACCAGATGGATATTGCTATAACCGACCTGGCTCGCTTTGTGGCCAAAGGATTGGGATACGAGATCGAGGACAAAACCGGGGTTTCGCTGGAAGCCTGGGGTATATTTGAGAAGTTCATCATCCTGATGTATCCGGAAAACATGGCCAAGCTCATGGCCTCTTTGTTCCCGCAGATGTTTGCCAATATGCCGCCCGGTATGGTTCCGATGATGAAGCTAATGAAATTGATTCCAGGCGGATTGTCCTTAATGGCCAGGATGATGCCGGTAATGATGCCATTGCTGGTGCCTGGCGTCATGCCCAAGGTCATGCCGGATATGATCAAGGAGGTAGCCCGGAGAGTAGGGCCTTTGCCAAAAGATATGGAAGAACTGATGCCGGATTTGCTGCCGAAGACCATGGAAGCACTGATGCCGAATATTCTGCCGCAAATCGTGCCCTATGTAACCCCCATGATGATCGAATACATCAAGACCGGACAAATTCCCGATACCAGGATGTGTCTCGAATTGAGCGGGTTGCTTAAAGATCCTAAGGGATGTATGGAAGCGGCAAAAAGTCATAAAGCTTAA
- a CDS encoding MDR family MFS transporter yields MQTQEWATTITAEEGMEKRGLLIFGLLVAMLFSALDNTIVGTAMPRIVGELGGLGMMTWLTTAYMLSSTAVVPIAGKLADLLGRKSVYVAGLLLFMFGSALCGLAQSMEQLIIFRALQGIGGGVMMPMAMVVIGDIFTGAERARWQGVFGAVFALSSIIGPQVGGWIVDAWNWRWVFYINLPTGLLATFLIATALKNKRLERRVQIDYRGMFTLIAGVVSLLLALSLGGKEYPWQSWQILSLFGLAALLLSAFILVETRVSEPVFPLHLFQNRVFILLSGIGFLMSIGMFGAIMFVPLFMQGIIGISPSESGTVMMPMMLAMMAASIIGGRLVQFLGLRKQMLLGMLTMVGGFWLLSTMDMSTSKQLAMVYMGVLGVGIGLVMPLTTLALQESFSKQELGIVTSSSQFFRQIGGTFGMTILGAVMNYRSSHLLTEKMKPFLIQLPAQAQSWARQLQEQISHNAQALYSTLLNPAAMQKMPLALQRVLVPILKTSLVDTLQHVFRYGMVFVILGAVLTLFLGEIQLTQGRKSQV; encoded by the coding sequence GTGCAAACACAGGAATGGGCTACCACTATTACGGCTGAAGAGGGCATGGAAAAACGGGGTCTATTGATTTTTGGGTTACTGGTAGCGATGTTGTTTTCCGCTCTTGATAATACCATCGTGGGGACAGCCATGCCGCGAATAGTGGGGGAACTGGGCGGTCTGGGCATGATGACCTGGTTGACTACTGCCTATATGCTCAGTTCCACTGCGGTTGTGCCTATCGCCGGTAAACTGGCGGATTTGCTGGGGCGTAAGTCGGTATATGTTGCCGGGTTGTTGCTGTTTATGTTTGGCTCTGCTCTCTGTGGGCTGGCCCAGAGTATGGAACAACTCATTATCTTTCGGGCTCTGCAGGGCATCGGCGGAGGAGTAATGATGCCGATGGCTATGGTAGTAATCGGGGATATTTTTACTGGGGCAGAACGGGCCAGGTGGCAGGGAGTTTTTGGGGCTGTTTTTGCCCTGTCTTCCATCATCGGGCCCCAGGTGGGGGGCTGGATTGTAGATGCCTGGAACTGGCGCTGGGTGTTTTACATTAATTTACCTACCGGGCTACTGGCTACTTTTTTAATCGCCACTGCTCTCAAAAACAAGCGTCTGGAACGACGGGTCCAAATTGATTACCGGGGGATGTTTACCCTGATCGCTGGAGTAGTGAGTCTATTGCTGGCTTTGAGCCTGGGTGGCAAGGAGTATCCCTGGCAGTCCTGGCAAATTCTTTCCCTGTTCGGTTTGGCGGCTTTGCTGCTCAGTGCTTTTATACTGGTAGAGACCCGTGTCAGTGAACCGGTCTTCCCCCTGCACCTTTTCCAGAACCGGGTCTTCATCCTGTTAAGTGGCATTGGCTTTTTAATGTCAATCGGTATGTTTGGAGCCATTATGTTTGTGCCCTTGTTCATGCAAGGGATAATCGGCATCAGCCCGTCTGAATCGGGAACGGTAATGATGCCCATGATGCTGGCCATGATGGCGGCTAGTATTATTGGTGGCCGGCTGGTTCAATTTTTGGGGCTAAGAAAACAGATGCTGCTGGGTATGTTAACCATGGTGGGAGGGTTCTGGCTGTTATCTACCATGGATATGAGTACCAGCAAGCAGCTGGCCATGGTGTATATGGGTGTTCTGGGGGTAGGAATAGGTCTGGTGATGCCATTGACGACTCTGGCCTTACAGGAATCCTTTAGCAAGCAGGAACTGGGAATCGTTACTTCCTCCAGCCAGTTTTTCCGGCAAATTGGCGGTACTTTTGGTATGACCATTCTGGGTGCGGTGATGAATTACCGTTCCAGCCATTTGCTGACTGAGAAAATGAAACCTTTTCTAATTCAGCTGCCGGCGCAGGCTCAATCCTGGGCCAGACAGTTGCAGGAACAGATCAGTCATAATGCCCAGGCCCTCTATTCTACCTTGCTAAACCCAGCTGCAATGCAAAAAATGCCTCTGGCCTTGCAACGGGTACTGGTACCCATTTTGAAAACTTCTCTTGTTGATACCTTGCAGCATGTTTTTCGCTATGGTATGGTGTTTGTCATCCTGGGAGCAGTGTTAACCCTGTTTCTGGGGGAAATTCAATTGACACAGGGACGCAAGTCGCAGGTTTAA
- a CDS encoding DoxX family membrane protein, translated as MSKTFTLEELKKYNGLKGQPAYVAYKGRVYDVSQVFQNGEHAGVKAGTDLTELLAKSPHDESIFSKVPQVGTLQVKSSCCQKLLAVSEQRADLLLRIGLGTVFFAHGAQKLLGWFGGFGWSGTMGFLTQALGIPAFFAGLAILTEFFGGLAILLGLFTRLAGLGLAITMLVAMFKVHWANGFFLDLKGPADGIEYVFVLFWLAAYFAVKGAGRISLDHLLARRSK; from the coding sequence ATGTCCAAAACTTTTACTCTGGAAGAACTAAAAAAATACAATGGCTTAAAAGGCCAGCCTGCCTATGTGGCTTATAAAGGGCGCGTTTATGATGTGAGCCAGGTGTTTCAAAACGGCGAACATGCTGGCGTGAAGGCAGGAACTGATCTAACAGAGCTTTTGGCTAAAAGTCCCCATGATGAATCAATTTTTAGCAAAGTTCCGCAAGTGGGGACATTGCAGGTTAAGAGCAGCTGTTGCCAGAAATTGCTGGCAGTTAGTGAGCAAAGGGCTGATTTGTTGTTACGCATAGGTTTGGGGACAGTCTTTTTTGCCCACGGGGCCCAGAAACTGCTGGGCTGGTTTGGCGGCTTTGGCTGGTCTGGCACGATGGGCTTTTTAACCCAGGCGCTGGGTATCCCGGCCTTTTTTGCCGGGCTGGCGATTCTGACGGAGTTTTTTGGCGGACTGGCCATTTTGCTGGGGCTGTTTACCCGCCTGGCTGGCCTGGGATTGGCCATTACGATGCTGGTGGCAATGTTTAAGGTTCACTGGGCCAATGGTTTCTTCCTGGACCTGAAAGGGCCAGCTGATGGGATTGAATACGTATTCGTGCTATTCTGGCTGGCAGCTTATTTTGCGGTAAAAGGAGCAGGCAGGATTTCCCTGGATCACCTGCTTGCCCGGAGATCTAAATAA